The window ATGGGGATTGGTCGTGACGTTTGCGGCCGGTCCAGCAAACTCGCACGTTACGGTTTTGCCGACTATCAGCGCACCCGCCGCACGCAATTGCGCGACGCAGCCGGCATCGGACAAGGTGCGGTAACCGCGATAAATCGGTGAGCCCATCTGTGTCGGCATATCGGCGGTTTCGATGATATCCTTGACGCCAACCGGCACGCCGAAAAGCGGTCCGCGATTGGCTCGAGAGTCGAGGGCTTTTGCCTCTCGCAGCACCTGATCCAGATCAATGAACGCCCAGGCCTTGACAACAGGCTCACGGGCGGCGACCCGCGCCAGGCATTCCCGCGCCAGCGTTTCGCAATTGACCGTGCCGTTCAAGGTCAAGGCCACAATCTCGGTGGCGGACAATGTATTCAGCGGCTGCACGATATGGAAAGCTCCTCACGCCGTAGCAACCTGGGTGCGCCGTCATTGGCAATGCCGGGCAATGGGTGCGGGTTAAACACATTTTCGATCGTCGGCCGCACCTGCACTAATTTCCTCAAGATCGGCTAAATCTGGCGTTTCTGCCCTTCCCAGAACGGCTGTCGCAACATTTTCTTGTCGACTTTTCCGCTGGGCAACTGAGGCAACGCATCGACAAACTCGACCGAACGCGGCTTCTTGTAACTCGCAATCTTGCTCTTGCAAAAGGCGATGATTTCGTCGGCGCTCACCTCTGCCCCGCTCCGCCTGACGACGAAGGCCTTGACCGCCTCGCCCCACCGCTGATCCGGTACGCCAATGACTGAAACTTCCGCCACGTCGGGATGCGTCAATATCGCGCTTTCCACTTCGCGCGAATAAATATTCTCACCGCCCGATACAATCATATCTTTCTTGCGGTCAACAATAAAAACGAAACTTTCATCGTCGATATAGCCGAGATCGCCGGTGTGCAACCAGCCATTTCGCAGGATGCTCTTCGCCGAAGCAGCGCCCCAGTACCCTTGCATCATTGACGTTCCCGAGACCGCAATTTCTCCGATATCGCCGGTCTCGCAATCATTGCCCTCTGCGTCCACAATGCGAACAAAGGTATCCTGGCTCGGCTGCCCCGCCGATGCCAAACGCCCGGCACCTTCGCTATCGAGAACGTGTTGATAAGGCTGAAGGCACGTGGCGCCGACATACTCCGTCATCCCATAGATTTGCGTGAAAATCGGACCAAAGCGGCCGACGCCTCGTCTCAAGAGATCGTCGAGCATCGGCGACGACGAATAGACGATATTAGTCAAACTCGACGTATCGTATGTTTCGGATCCGTCAACCGATAGCAACTGATGAATCATGGTCGGCGCGGTGTGAATCTGAGTAATTTTTTCGTCGCGGATTGCAGCAAGCGACTGCACCGCGTCGAACCGCCGGTGCAGGACTGTCCTCGCGCCCACCACCGAATAGCCCAGATACATGATCGTCGCGCCGACGTGAAACAGCGGCATCGTAATAAGGACACGATCTATCGTCTTCGCATTCGTGTTGATACAGTTCGCGAGGGCTCCGGCCAGCAATCCACGATGGCTCAGCATCACGCCTTTCGGCACGCCCGTTGTTCCGCTTGTGTATATGAGACAAGCGGTATCGTCGGGACTTACCGCCGTTGCTGGGAACCCGGTAGATTCGCTCGTCAGAACATCCTCGTACGCCTCGGCCCATTCTGGCGCCTCGCCGACGCAAATTAGCCTCATCCCCGGCCGGGCCGCCCTCAGTCTATCAACCGTTTCGATGTACTGTTCCTCGAAAAGCAGCACCGCCGGCTCGCAGTCTGCAAGAATCCGGCTGAGCTCGTCCACGGCCAGACGCCAGTTCAGCGTCACTAGAATTGATCCCGACAAATAGGCTGCACCCATTGTCTCGATATATTCGATGCTATTTTGCGACAATATCGAGACTCGCGCCTGATTCGGGAGGCTGCTCCTTAAAGCGCTGGCGAGCCTGTGCATGCGAGCAGCAATGTCCGCGTGAGTGTACTCCCGACCATTGTACGATACTGCAGACCGCCGCGGATAGAGCCGCGCATTTCGTTCAAACAATGCGCCGAGAGTCGACGAAAGAGGCATGGCCGTTTCTTCCCGTCGGAACAAAATTCCGCATTTGACCAGTTAGATTACCCGCGACCGCCCCCGGCCTCGGATTCCTTCTTGAACCATTCGATGATCTCGGTTCCGGTCGCAAGCCACACGCCGTCATTGGCCGCAATCTCCGCCAAAGCGCGGTTAAGATATTTAATCCGGAAGGGGTGACCGATAATAAACGGATGCAAGCAAATCGACATGACGCGCGGAGACTTCTTGCCTTCTTCGTAAAGGACCTCGAATTGATCCATGATCATGCGATAGAATTCATCTGCGGATTTTTTCAAATCTAGGAATGCGCAAATGTCGTTTATCTCAAGCGAGTACGGTATCGAATACATTTTGCCCGCCGTCGTCCGCATCTGATACGGAAGATCGTCGTTACACCAGTCTGCGACAAATTCGACGCCCTCCTCCGCCAGGATATCAAGCGTATTGAAGCTTTCCGTCAGGGCCGGCCCGAGCCAACCCTTTGGCCGGCGCCCCGTCGCCTGAGAAATCTTGTGGAGCACACCTTTAACAATTCCCTGTTCTTCGGCCTTGTCCTGCGAATTCAGGAGTGTCGAATTATTGGTGCCATGCCCCATCCAGTCCCACTTCAGCTTGAGACCCTCTTCGATAATTCGCGGATAGCGGTCACAAACGTCGGAATTCAGCGCAACCGTGCCACGAATTCCGTGTCGCTCCAGCGCCTCCATCAGCCGCCAAATTCCCACCCGCACCCCGTAGTCGCGCCAACCGTAGTTCAGCACGTCCGGCACAAAGGGCGCGGTGAAAGGAACCAATGACGTCGAAGGTCTATCGAACAGAAAGTGCTCGATGTTCGGCACGACCCAAAGGGCCACGCGGGCGTTACCGGGCAGGCGCAGATTCGGTCGATCTATGATCGGGGAATAATCAAATCGATCGTGGTGCATAACGGCTCCATTCACTGCGTGGGGGCGATCCGGCTCGTTCAATCCATTTCGGATTTAAGCTTGCCGTCGAGCTTGTCCGGCAGCAAAGCGGCAATCCTCGCTTTTGCGATCTTGCCTCCCTCGCTGCGCGGCAATTTATCGGCAAAGAATATGCGACGGGGAACCTTGTAAGGCGCGATCAAGCCGCGACAATGCTCAATCAGATCCGCTTCGGAAACGCTGCTTTTCACGACGACGACGGCAGCAACTTCTTCGCCCTTCTCGCCAATGTGCCAGCCGACGACAGCCGCATCGACAACGGCTTCATGCATGAGAATGCTGGACTCAACATCACCGGGATAGATATTGACGCCGGCCCGCAAGATCATGTCTTTTGATCGCCCGACGATGAAGACGTACCCCTCTTCGTCCACGCGACCGAGGTCGCCCGGCAGAAATCGTCCGCCGTGGAAGGATTCGGCAGTGGCCTGGGGGTTTTTGTAGAAGCCACTCGGCACCGCAGGCGTATCGAAACTGATGCGCCCGATTTCGCCTTGCGGCAGCGGGTTATAGTTGTCGTCGAGAATCTTGACGTCGCTCAGGAATGCCGGCTTTCCAACCGAACCAAGCTTCCGGTCTTCGTGTTGCGGCGTCAGGTAGCATATGACGCCCGCTTCCGTCGTGCCGTAACTCACGTAAAGATTGGGCGTCAACGCCTGGCGTACGCGCCTCACCTCCTCTTCGTAGAGGGGCGCCGCGCCGGAAATGAGGGCTCGCAGTTTTGGAAACAGAACCCCTTCCGGATTCGATAATTTCAACAGCCGGCGGATAATCGTCGGCACCAGAAACACCGAATTCACATTTCTCCGGTTGATTTCTAGCGCCAATTCCGCCGCTTCATAAGGCGGCGTATACATAACCACCGTCGCCCCCATCATCAGATGCTGGAGCGTAATGTTGCGGCCGGCGCCAAAATACATCGGTAGCGCGCACATATTGACGTCGTCCTGCGTCGACGATACCGCCATCGATTCATAGAAGAACCGCGCCATGTACAGGCCGTGGGTTACTAGCGGGCCTTTTGGTGTGCCCGTGGTCCCAGAAGAAAGAGACAACATGACCGGGCTGTCGGCCGTCGTGCTCCAGCCTGTCACAGCTGGCGCGGCCATTGCAGCAGTCTGCCAAGCCTGGTCGATGACGATCGAGCGCGTTTTCTCGACCGGAACAAAAGGCGTATCTGTGATGATCAACTTTGCTTGGAACGCGGCCGCGACGGCGCGACGCTCCGCGGCAGTCCAACGAAAATCGAACGGCAGCAGAATCGCACCTAGGCGCATCAGTGAAAATATGATGACGATCAGTTCGATCGTATCCTTCATCGACACGCCGACAATCTGGCCGGCCGCGACCCCCTGCTCCTTCAATGCGCCGGCGAAACGCTCTACATGCAATTCGAGCATTTGATAGTCAATTTGTCGGTCGCCGTCGATCACAGCGGTGTGGTGCGGACGACGCTCCGCGTTGTTGATTAGACAGTAAGTGACGTTATCGATTTTCATAGACCCATCTCATTGGCGATGAGGTCCCGTTGCAGCTCATTCGTGCCTTCTCCGAAAGTATAGAGCCTGGCATCACGCCAATGCCGCTGCATATCGCTCTCCGCAGAATACCCGAAGCTTGCCATAATCTGCATGCCATGCCTCGACACAAACTCCAGGGCCTCTGAGGCGAGAACCTTTGTCTGGGCTGTCTCTTTCCTAAATGGACGTCCGGCATCGACCAGCCAAC of the Undibacter mobilis genome contains:
- a CDS encoding polysaccharide deacetylase family protein — encoded protein: MHHDRFDYSPIIDRPNLRLPGNARVALWVVPNIEHFLFDRPSTSLVPFTAPFVPDVLNYGWRDYGVRVGIWRLMEALERHGIRGTVALNSDVCDRYPRIIEEGLKLKWDWMGHGTNNSTLLNSQDKAEEQGIVKGVLHKISQATGRRPKGWLGPALTESFNTLDILAEEGVEFVADWCNDDLPYQMRTTAGKMYSIPYSLEINDICAFLDLKKSADEFYRMIMDQFEVLYEEGKKSPRVMSICLHPFIIGHPFRIKYLNRALAEIAANDGVWLATGTEIIEWFKKESEAGGGRG
- a CDS encoding class I adenylate-forming enzyme family protein → MKIDNVTYCLINNAERRPHHTAVIDGDRQIDYQMLELHVERFAGALKEQGVAAGQIVGVSMKDTIELIVIIFSLMRLGAILLPFDFRWTAAERRAVAAAFQAKLIITDTPFVPVEKTRSIVIDQAWQTAAMAAPAVTGWSTTADSPVMLSLSSGTTGTPKGPLVTHGLYMARFFYESMAVSSTQDDVNMCALPMYFGAGRNITLQHLMMGATVVMYTPPYEAAELALEINRRNVNSVFLVPTIIRRLLKLSNPEGVLFPKLRALISGAAPLYEEEVRRVRQALTPNLYVSYGTTEAGVICYLTPQHEDRKLGSVGKPAFLSDVKILDDNYNPLPQGEIGRISFDTPAVPSGFYKNPQATAESFHGGRFLPGDLGRVDEEGYVFIVGRSKDMILRAGVNIYPGDVESSILMHEAVVDAAVVGWHIGEKGEEVAAVVVVKSSVSEADLIEHCRGLIAPYKVPRRIFFADKLPRSEGGKIAKARIAALLPDKLDGKLKSEMD
- a CDS encoding long-chain-fatty-acid--CoA ligase codes for the protein MPLSSTLGALFERNARLYPRRSAVSYNGREYTHADIAARMHRLASALRSSLPNQARVSILSQNSIEYIETMGAAYLSGSILVTLNWRLAVDELSRILADCEPAVLLFEEQYIETVDRLRAARPGMRLICVGEAPEWAEAYEDVLTSESTGFPATAVSPDDTACLIYTSGTTGVPKGVMLSHRGLLAGALANCINTNAKTIDRVLITMPLFHVGATIMYLGYSVVGARTVLHRRFDAVQSLAAIRDEKITQIHTAPTMIHQLLSVDGSETYDTSSLTNIVYSSSPMLDDLLRRGVGRFGPIFTQIYGMTEYVGATCLQPYQHVLDSEGAGRLASAGQPSQDTFVRIVDAEGNDCETGDIGEIAVSGTSMMQGYWGAASAKSILRNGWLHTGDLGYIDDESFVFIVDRKKDMIVSGGENIYSREVESAILTHPDVAEVSVIGVPDQRWGEAVKAFVVRRSGAEVSADEIIAFCKSKIASYKKPRSVEFVDALPQLPSGKVDKKMLRQPFWEGQKRQI